The nucleotide sequence GCGTTATTGAGGCCGTTTGGCTCAACGACACTGCCCTGATCCCATGGCAGCGCTTCACTGGCGAAGGGTCCACGTCTCTGGTCGGTGGCGGGTGCTAGTagtggagaggggcgagagTATGTAGAGAGCGACGTGCGAGTCAAACGCGTACTTCGGGCTTCCTCTTCTCACTTTCGCCCCTCTCGGGCATCACAATTGCctgtctttttctttttttcccttgtgtgttttctttcgGGTTTCTGCGCTGAGAGGTGCCGCAAGAGCaggagggtgagggtggacagcagaagaggaggagaacgtgAAAGCTTGAGCGTGCATGTATGGGTGTGCCCCCCGCTGTTTGCGCAGAAAGGGTGGGGAGGATCGGCGGGGGTGGGAGgcggaagaggggagaagagacgaGGTCGAGGGCCGCATGTGTGGTGAACGCACAAAGCCTGGTGGGAGGTGCGCAGAGAGACGGCAAGAGCCACCCAGTACACATCGCAGAAAAAGGTAACGAAACAGCAACCGAAGCGACTGTAGCAGACATCAGGCAAGCTGCGTTGGTAGCGGTGGCACGACGTGATGGGGATGCGCGGCACAGCTATGCCTAAACCGCACTCCTACATCGAACGCCACCCCCCAGGTCGGCGAAGGAGGAGTCCTTCTTCTTGCATCTGACTCATCACGACATCAAGCGGATCACCAAAGGCGCTGTTACCGCCGAGGAGCTCGAAGAGGTGCTCTACTTCTGATGGAGGAACGGTGCTCTCCACCTGGCCTGAGAGACGCTGACGCTGACGCTGGCGGAGCTCCTCGACAAACATCAGTCTGCATCGCTTTTTCGAGGGTGCCTTCTGTGAGCGCCAAAGGTTCCGACCCCCGCGTGACGGTATCGCCCACATCAcaccttccccttcccctttcagAGCCGCAGCATCACGGCTGAGCCGACTGGGGGACGGATagcccgccgctgcggctatGCTACCGCCTCTAGTtgcaaaagaggagagcaTCCACGGAGCCATGtgaggcgccgcagcggggACGCACGATGCCATGACCCCTGaaccgcagctgcggtgctgcatgAGGTCAGCACACGCGACGAGGTGCCTATGATAGAGTGTCCACACTTCGTTACCCATCTGCGCCGTCCAGCCAGCCTCTCGGAGGCGCTCCACGGGCTCCAGCATTGCCCGAGCCCGGGAGAGGGCGCGCAAGACGCGCAGGTGTTCCTCGAGGGTCAGAGGCGTCGCACGCAGGGAGTTGCAGGTGACCGAAGGATGCCCGCTGTGATGCTGTCCGCGGCacgcagagggaggcgggagGTCGCGGCAAACTGACGGCTGTGCTTCCTCCAGTAGCCCCGCGCAGTCCACCAGCCTGTCAATGAACGTGTTGTAGCACGCTTCGTAGCTCACCACGTTGTTTAGCAGAGCAGgctcagcggcgcggcggacaAGATACCACACGTCGTCATTCGTCAGTCGCTCTGATAGAACGCTGGGCTCGGTTCTGTGAGGAGTCCGTTGCGGGGCGGATGGGCCGCGCTGAGAGTGGCGCGGCGATGATGACAGCTGCGTTGGCCGtgacgtgctgcgcgacgttTCCCTGCTGTGCGACGATCTCGCTCGCGACGCCGCGACGACGTCTTGACTGATGATCGCAGTGTCATCGAGCGAGCTCGTTGGCGTCACGGCGGCAATCAGCGAGAAGTAAGGCGCCAGTTGCACGGCGGCTGCACTTTCttcaccggcggcagcaatGATGGTGGATGAGAGCGGGTATACGTCGGGGACCCCAGCAGCGatgcttcctcctccactgcccgccgcgctgcagccctGCCCACGCTCcatcacctccagcagcggcgccgtagCAGCGGCCCCGGCTGCGGTAGAGGGAATTTGGTCAAGCACCAGTGTGGTGGCGGTCATGCCGGGGCCTGCCACGAGGACGGCACTGCGTCGCATAGGGAGGGCTGCGGAGAACGCCGAgtcgccggcagcggcggtgctgccgccagttCGTACTACGGTGGAGCCAAGCACCTCTGCCTCATACCCGATAAGTTGCGCCACCTCTCGCAACAACGCACTTTTGCCCGTCTTGGCTGGTCCTACGAGTAGCACGTGCAGTGGGTGCCGATGCAATCCAACCGCCGCTGGATGGTTCGCGTAGTACACAAGGTGCAGTACTACCAAGAAGAGGAGCCCCTTTACGTGCATCTGGCCCTGCAGTTGCGGGGCAATGCGACGGGCCACATCATGAAGGTCGGCTGCCGCAGTGAaggcagcgccgtctcccCACTTCAGGGCCAGGCGGCTCACACTCTCTTCCTGGCAAAGGAGGTGAAATGCGTCTTTCGCAGTTTCGGTGCATGGCAGCATGGCTGGCTGGGCAGCTACGGCCtgtactgcagcagcgtgcactACGAGAAgcggctgttgctgttccGTAGTGGATGTGTACAGGAGAGTATCGATTGACGCACCTAGCCAAAGGTGGTcgtgcacctcctcgccgtacgccacggctgctgcgcggctgcgatcacggcgctgcagcaccaagTAGAGCACACGAGTCCACGTCGGCACTAGGGGAAGTGTATGGCCGCACTCACCGCATTGAGTTCCACCgtacagcagtggcagcaccgaTAGTTGTGCCTGCCTGTTCAGATCACCATGCACATTTGTTGCTGCTCTGTCTCGCACCGCACAATTTGGACATGGCTGCGTTTCCCAGCCGGTCTGCAGGAGGTTCTTCGTCGTAGGCTCCATCCGCACACCCACTACCATACACCGCTCCCAGAACAGGCGAGGCGAATGGCCTGTGGAGGCCcctgcagccacagcaacgGCCGCTTCATCGTTGCTGCTGATATCGGTGATTGGCACGGCAAAGTGCGGCGACAGCTGCGTCAGGCCGCTCTGGTGAGCAAGACAGCGAAGAAGGTACACGGGGTACGGCTCCTCTGCCATGGACCACACCTGAGTGCTCCACTCATCTACCAGCgttgacggcggcggcgtgtttCGCATGAGGGTAAGCATCTCGTCCAGATGGACCATGTGTTCTGGTAGTCGATCCGGGTTGAGGGTTGCGCTGGCGTAGTCAAGCCACTGGATGCACGTCGCAACGCACTGCGATGTTGCACGGCTTGAAGTGCACATTTCTGGTCGCTGACTAAATTGTTCCTTCTGCGTCTTTCGATTTGTGCCCACaagcgcatgtgtgcgtgtgtctctcaATATATGCCGGATCAAATAATTGAGCGCCAGGGGCAATGGGGTAGAGGGAGCAGTAACAGGGGTACATGATGGAAgcgcgagggggggggtgataGTTACCAGAAGTGAGGACAGCTTGTATGGAGGCTTGGCGGAGTCCCACCAACGACGAGATGCCGAGTCCCAAATGAGTAACAGCCATGGACAGCCGGGGCCTGCTACGCTCTtctatctttttttttttttcgtcttcgATGCAGTGAAGTCGAGTGTCCCATGCAGAGGCGCATGTGCGGCTGTTGTTAGACCACTGCGGCTTCCCCGGAcaaatacacacgcacagaaggGACTCACTCTTGTCCACactcctccccactcccaTGGCGCGAGAGAGACACTCGAGGAGACGCATGAAGGACAGGCCTAGTCGACGAGGGCGAGGATGGCAGCGtcagaggggggggggaggaggaggacttTCCTGTTtccctctgtttctctcagCGCGTGCGTAGGTTCGGAGTGTTTTTCGCGTGTtcgccggcgtcgctgctcatCTTCCACTGAGCAGCGTGTTTGCGGAGAGCTTGCTTCATTGAATGCTTGTATGCCTCTACATACAACTCTCCAGCCAATTCGCTGAGCGCCTGACGGTACGCCTCGTTCTGAATAGTAATAGTGTGCTGCGCGCTCTCACGCGAGGCCATGACGAGGTCCTGATCCTCAAACGGTGTACTGCTCATTGGCACTttgtgcggcggtggcggtggagttGCTCAGCAGGGTTAGCAAGGTGTTTTTCTCGCACCTTTTGTTAAACATCAAAGGCTCTCGAGTAGCGAAGAAGGGTGGAGGAGCCAGTGGCAGGACTGACGTAGGGAAAGGGGATGGAGAAGGGAATGGGGGCATAGGAGCTCACTTAATATCGCACGAAACGCGTTACgcgcggagaggggggggggactaTACGTCAAGCGGAGCGCCGGCTGCGTGGCCAATGTCACGCGCTGAAGCTTTTCTatccgtctcctcctctaccgaACAAGCGTGACGAAGAACTTAACGctccacgcacacgtacgccgTACTGGGTCATCACACTCCACTCTGATGAAGGGCGCGTGAGAAACACACAAGAAATTGCgatatgtgtgggtgtgccgcTGTGTGGGTATGCGCGTGTGATTCAGTTTGTagcgaggggaaaaagaaCTCCAAGCATCGACTT is from Leishmania panamensis strain MHOM/PA/94/PSC-1 chromosome 35 sequence and encodes:
- a CDS encoding hypothetical protein (TriTrypDB/GeneDB-style sysID: LpmP.35.2970); translated protein: MCTSSRATSQCVATCIQWLDYASATLNPDRLPEHMVHLDEMLTLMRNTPPPSTLVDEWSTQVWSMAEEPYPVYLLRCLAHQSGLTQLSPHFAVPITDISSNDEAAVAVAAGASTGHSPRLFWERCMVVGVRMEPTTKNLLQTGWETQPCPNCAVRDRAATNVHGDLNRQAQLSVLPLLYGGTQCGECGHTLPLVPTWTRVLYLVLQRRDRSRAAAVAYGEEVHDHLWLGASIDTLLYTSTTEQQQPLLVVHAAAVQAVAAQPAMLPCTETAKDAFHLLCQEESVSRLALKWGDGAAFTAAADLHDVARRIAPQLQGQMHVKGLLFLVVLHLVYYANHPAAVGLHRHPLHVLLVGPAKTGKSALLREVAQLIGYEAEVLGSTVVRTGGSTAAAGDSAFSAALPMRRSAVLVAGPGMTATTLVLDQIPSTAAGAAATAPLLEVMERGQGCSAAGSGGGSIAAGVPDVYPLSSTIIAAAGEESAAAVQLAPYFSLIAAVTPTSSLDDTAIISQDVVAASRARSSHSRETSRSTSRPTQLSSSPRHSQRGPSAPQRTPHRTEPSVLSERLTNDDVWYLVRRAAEPALLNNVVSYEACYNTFIDRLVDCAGLLEEAQPSVCRDLPPPSACRGQHHSGHPSVTCNSLRATPLTLEEHLRVLRALSRARAMLEPVERLREAGWTAQMGNEVWTLYHRHLVACADLMQHRSCGSGVMASCVPAAAPHMAPWMLSSFATRGGSIAAAAGYPSPSRLSRDAAALKGEGEGVMWAIPSRGGRNLWRSQKAPSKKRCRLMFVEELRQRQRQRLSGQVESTVPPSEVEHLFELLGGNSAFGDPLDVVMSQMQEEGLLLRRPGGWRSM